From the Lusitaniella coriacea LEGE 07157 genome, one window contains:
- the mreD gene encoding rod shape-determining protein MreD, with amino-acid sequence MINVSDLSPRLRSVANWGVIILSVLICLLMLPTRLPGTELFGIRPNWLLIWVVAWSVKRTVFQGAIAGLALGLIWDGMTASYPSHALSLTLVGILTARLQKQRYIQEDFISIALIVFGMTILAQTITALQYSFHGVRTLEEIWANHQQIIFPSALLSSLWAPVIYYPLNRWWQYLHRLEQSS; translated from the coding sequence GTGATTAATGTCTCTGACCTTTCTCCTCGTCTGCGTTCTGTGGCAAACTGGGGTGTTATTATTCTTTCTGTTCTAATCTGCTTGCTGATGCTGCCAACGCGCCTGCCAGGAACGGAGTTATTTGGGATTCGACCCAACTGGCTCTTGATTTGGGTTGTGGCTTGGAGCGTCAAGCGAACGGTTTTTCAGGGCGCGATCGCGGGACTTGCTTTAGGATTGATTTGGGACGGGATGACCGCTTCTTATCCCTCTCACGCTCTCAGCCTCACCTTAGTGGGAATTCTCACCGCTCGCCTGCAAAAACAACGCTACATCCAAGAAGACTTTATCTCCATTGCCCTGATCGTGTTTGGCATGACCATCCTCGCCCAAACGATTACCGCCCTTCAGTATAGTTTCCACGGCGTTCGTACCCTTGAGGAAATTTGGGCAAACCATCAGCAAATCATTTTTCCTTCCGCACTCCTCAGCAGCCTTTGGGCCCCAGTGATTTACTATCCCCTCAATCGTTGGTGGCAATACCTCCATCGACTCGAACAATCGTCTTAG
- a CDS encoding S-methyl-5'-thioadenosine phosphorylase, translated as MAQAKIGIIGGSGLYQMEALKEIQEVTLDTPFGSPSDALAIGQLEGTSVAFLARHGRNHHLTPSELPFRANIHAMKQLGVEYIISASAVGSLKEAVKPLDMVVPDQFVDRTQHRKATFFGEGIVAHIAFGNPVCPALAALLSDTIETLALPDITLHRGGTYVCMEGPAFSTKAESNLYRSWGATVIGMTNLTEAKLAREAEIAYATLALVTDYDCWHPDHDHVTVEMVIGNLQRNAVNAQKVIQAAVKRLRDNPPPSEAHSALKYAILTPRDRAPAETLEKLSSLLQKYFD; from the coding sequence ATGGCACAAGCAAAAATTGGCATCATTGGCGGTAGCGGTTTGTATCAAATGGAAGCCCTGAAAGAGATTCAAGAGGTGACTTTAGACACTCCTTTTGGTTCTCCCTCCGATGCCCTCGCGATCGGTCAACTCGAAGGTACATCCGTTGCATTTCTTGCGCGTCACGGACGCAATCATCACCTCACACCCTCCGAACTGCCCTTTAGAGCGAATATTCACGCAATGAAGCAGTTGGGAGTGGAATATATCATTTCTGCATCTGCGGTGGGTTCTCTCAAAGAAGCGGTGAAACCCCTAGATATGGTGGTTCCCGACCAATTTGTCGATCGGACTCAACATCGCAAGGCAACCTTTTTTGGCGAGGGAATTGTCGCTCATATCGCCTTTGGCAATCCCGTTTGTCCGGCGTTGGCAGCACTTTTGAGCGATACGATTGAAACCCTTGCTTTGCCGGATATAACGCTGCATCGCGGCGGAACCTATGTTTGCATGGAAGGCCCTGCTTTTTCCACTAAAGCGGAGTCCAATCTTTACCGCAGTTGGGGTGCAACGGTGATTGGCATGACTAATTTAACAGAAGCAAAGTTAGCCAGAGAAGCGGAAATCGCCTACGCTACCCTCGCATTGGTCACCGATTACGATTGCTGGCATCCCGACCACGACCACGTTACGGTTGAGATGGTAATCGGCAATCTGCAACGAAACGCTGTTAATGCTCAAAAAGTCATTCAAGCTGCGGTGAAACGCTTGCGGGACAATCCCCCTCCTTCTGAGGCGCATTCTGCTCTCAAGTATGCCATTTTAACGCCGCGCGATCGCGCCCCCGCAGAAACGCTAGAAAAACTCAGTTCGTTGCTACAAAAGTATTTTGATTGA
- a CDS encoding rod shape-determining protein produces the protein MGIDLGTANTLVYVSGKGIVLQEPSVVAIDQDLKVPLAVGEDAKKMLGRTPGNVVALRPLRDGVIADFDTAELMLKHFIRQVHEGRTLVSPRIVIGIPSGVTGVERRAVMEAASQAGARDVYLIDEPVAAAIGAGLPVAEPTGNMIIDIGGGTTEVAVLSLQGTVLSESVRVAGDELSESITQYMKKVHNLVIGERTAEEIKIQVGSAYPIDGDDDITMEVRGLHLLSGLPRTVTIKGPEIRESMSEPLAVIIDAVKRTLERTPPELAADIIDRGIMLAGGGALLKGLDTLISHETGIVTHVAADPLSCVVLGTGRVLENFKQLERVFSGRSRAI, from the coding sequence ATGGGGATCGATCTAGGAACCGCAAACACCCTAGTATATGTATCCGGTAAGGGAATTGTTCTTCAAGAACCTTCGGTCGTCGCGATCGACCAAGACCTCAAGGTTCCCTTAGCCGTCGGTGAAGATGCGAAGAAGATGCTAGGTCGAACTCCGGGCAATGTCGTTGCCTTGCGCCCTCTGCGTGACGGTGTTATTGCCGATTTCGATACGGCTGAATTGATGCTCAAGCATTTTATTCGGCAAGTCCACGAAGGTAGAACCTTGGTTTCGCCGCGTATTGTCATTGGGATTCCCAGTGGCGTGACTGGCGTAGAACGACGCGCGGTCATGGAAGCGGCATCCCAAGCGGGTGCGAGAGATGTTTACTTAATTGACGAACCCGTTGCGGCTGCAATTGGTGCGGGACTTCCCGTTGCCGAACCCACCGGAAATATGATCATTGATATTGGTGGGGGAACCACAGAGGTTGCTGTCTTGAGCTTGCAAGGAACCGTTTTAAGCGAATCGGTGCGCGTTGCTGGGGACGAGTTAAGCGAATCGATTACCCAATATATGAAAAAAGTGCATAACCTCGTCATTGGGGAACGCACGGCAGAAGAAATTAAAATTCAAGTGGGTTCTGCTTATCCCATTGATGGCGATGATGACATCACGATGGAAGTTCGGGGATTGCACTTGCTGTCGGGTTTGCCGCGAACGGTGACGATTAAAGGCCCGGAAATTCGCGAAAGTATGTCCGAACCCCTAGCGGTGATTATCGATGCGGTTAAGCGAACTCTAGAACGGACTCCTCCTGAACTTGCTGCTGACATTATCGATCGCGGAATTATGTTGGCGGGTGGCGGTGCATTGCTCAAAGGACTCGATACGCTGATTAGCCACGAAACGGGAATTGTCACCCACGTTGCTGCCGATCCCCTAAGCTGCGTCGTGTTGGGAACCGGTCGCGTCCTAGAGAACTTCAAACAACTAGAGCGGGTCTTTAGCGGTCGTTCCCGCGCCATATAG
- the darG gene encoding type II toxin-antitoxin system antitoxin DNA ADP-ribosyl glycohydrolase DarG, translated as MIEFKQGNLLEAKVEALVNTVNCVGVMGKGIALQFKRAYPENFQAYKKACDAKQIEPGKMFVFETGNLFNPRYIMNFPTKRHWRSKSQLADIKAGLYALIAEIQQRNIKSVAIPPLGCGNGGLDWMQVKPAIEKVFAELTDVKVVIFEPVGAPIAEKMLTSQTKPQMTRARALFVRLLELYGIPGYRLTKLEIQKLAYFLQVAGEPLQLRYEKHHFGPYAHNLNHVLRKIDGHFINGYGDGTQNSQMYVLPAGREAANRFLVDCPDTSNNLEKVSQLIRGFETPYGLEMLATLHWVTTEYPQAAIDCEEAIARVQAWSDRKNRIFKSAHLQKAWEHLKEQNWLN; from the coding sequence ATGATTGAATTTAAGCAAGGTAACCTTCTCGAAGCAAAAGTAGAAGCCCTCGTCAACACTGTCAATTGCGTTGGTGTTATGGGTAAAGGGATCGCCTTGCAATTCAAACGGGCGTATCCTGAAAACTTTCAAGCCTATAAAAAAGCCTGTGATGCCAAGCAAATTGAACCGGGAAAAATGTTTGTCTTTGAAACGGGAAACTTGTTCAATCCCCGCTATATCATGAACTTTCCCACCAAACGTCACTGGCGAAGTAAATCTCAACTGGCTGATATCAAAGCGGGACTTTATGCCCTCATCGCAGAAATTCAACAACGTAATATTAAATCTGTTGCGATTCCTCCCCTTGGTTGCGGCAATGGCGGCTTAGATTGGATGCAAGTAAAACCCGCTATAGAAAAGGTATTTGCCGAACTAACGGATGTAAAAGTTGTTATTTTTGAACCTGTGGGCGCACCTATTGCGGAAAAAATGCTCACCAGTCAAACAAAGCCGCAAATGACCCGCGCCCGCGCTTTATTTGTTCGCTTGCTGGAACTCTACGGTATCCCTGGTTATCGCCTGACAAAGCTCGAAATCCAAAAGCTTGCCTATTTTTTACAGGTAGCAGGCGAACCGTTACAACTGCGCTACGAAAAGCATCATTTTGGACCCTACGCTCATAATCTTAACCACGTTCTTCGTAAAATTGATGGACATTTTATCAACGGTTATGGAGATGGTACGCAAAACTCACAAATGTATGTTTTACCTGCTGGGCGAGAAGCTGCCAATCGCTTTTTAGTGGATTGTCCTGATACGAGCAACAATCTCGAAAAAGTCAGCCAATTAATTAGAGGATTTGAAACGCCCTACGGTTTAGAAATGCTGGCAACCCTTCATTGGGTTACAACAGAATATCCTCAAGCTGCGATAGATTGTGAAGAAGCGATCGCGCGAGTCCAAGCCTGGAGCGATCGTAAAAACCGAATTTTCAAGTCCGCACATTTGCAAAAAGCGTGGGAACATCTTAAAGAACAAAATTGGTTGAATTAA
- a CDS encoding DUF4433 domain-containing protein, protein MNPNFRTNFKFTDGHATIGYSCFYEDLKDLEQIDWEIMEERYWADTNEDGDRKRRRQAEFLIYECCPWELIAEIGVINRNIQYQVQEILQNIADLPPVRVQSNWYY, encoded by the coding sequence ATGAATCCGAATTTTCGGACGAATTTCAAATTTACTGATGGTCACGCAACAATTGGTTACTCATGCTTTTATGAGGACTTGAAAGACCTAGAGCAAATTGACTGGGAGATCATGGAAGAACGTTATTGGGCAGATACTAATGAAGATGGAGATCGAAAACGTCGCCGACAAGCTGAATTCTTAATCTATGAGTGTTGTCCTTGGGAGTTAATTGCAGAAATTGGTGTCATCAACCGGAACATACAATATCAAGTTCAGGAAATATTACAAAATATTGCCGATCTGCCACCCGTCAGGGTTCAATCAAACTGGTACTACTAA
- the mreC gene encoding rod shape-determining protein MreC, translated as MFIVRRWWERYGVQVFFSVVVLGTAIFLRQTQGVVLSEIYYWVFRPLQPNELPEKQLTDARVEELQAKLSELEQQNETLKGLLDYVEGQKLEGVVAPIVGRSVDHWWQQVTLGRGSQDGIKIDDVVTGPGGLVGRITQVTPNTSRVLLSSDPNSRVGAMIGRSRQMGSMRGDGSDRAVMEFFEKVPDVKKGDKVLTSTVSRLFPPGIPVGYVESVDLEKSPAPEVIVKLSAPMDYLEWVVVHPFKSK; from the coding sequence ATGTTTATAGTACGTCGCTGGTGGGAGCGGTATGGAGTGCAAGTCTTTTTCTCAGTCGTTGTTTTAGGGACTGCCATTTTCCTGCGTCAAACCCAAGGAGTAGTGCTGTCTGAAATTTACTACTGGGTTTTTCGTCCCCTTCAACCCAACGAACTGCCAGAAAAGCAGCTAACGGATGCGCGAGTTGAGGAACTTCAAGCCAAGCTTTCCGAACTCGAACAACAAAATGAAACCCTCAAAGGGTTATTGGATTATGTTGAAGGTCAAAAGCTAGAAGGAGTCGTCGCTCCCATTGTCGGTCGCAGCGTCGATCATTGGTGGCAACAAGTCACTTTGGGTCGCGGCAGCCAAGATGGAATCAAAATCGACGATGTGGTCACTGGGCCTGGCGGACTGGTTGGACGAATCACTCAAGTTACGCCCAACACCAGTCGCGTTCTACTGTCTAGCGATCCTAATAGTCGAGTGGGTGCGATGATCGGTCGCAGTCGGCAAATGGGGTCGATGCGCGGCGATGGTTCGGATCGCGCGGTGATGGAATTTTTTGAAAAAGTCCCCGATGTGAAAAAAGGAGATAAAGTCTTAACCTCTACGGTGAGTCGCTTATTTCCTCCCGGAATCCCTGTGGGTTATGTTGAATCTGTCGATTTAGAAAAAAGTCCCGCTCCTGAAGTTATCGTCAAACTCAGCGCTCCAATGGACTATCTCGAATGGGTTGTCGTCCATCCGTTTAAAAGTAAATAA